From Anopheles coluzzii chromosome 3, AcolN3, whole genome shotgun sequence, the proteins below share one genomic window:
- the LOC120957638 gene encoding uncharacterized protein LOC120957638: MVRSKLFRLSLVRKYWDKYFTFTYTVDYFNLLNTFGTLFALHYHTRQPRWTVKKLLWTVYRTLYLLSYLSYCYKVYWLFSHWQYSTAAANLLGALGLCSGALLRLLLIEQNYPTVHRLQQFLNDRTYLHDDPWARTERSKLYRHNNRFLVVLISAISVESLCFLARLLLTRPEFMLQYGGAVLGGPSVQLAYGMVTACWGIIYVLSFIVFYTLLAGFRLEMQLLARSFQQLEEMLVPAGVGMDDQDEWEYWDNLQQRLTHRIKRHVELLENLRIFRSIVAPFAFLQYYSTFGLIADSFFVVSFEGFTGYSMAYVLFASFLILESLLLCRGVEDLNDLNRQIGTILYNFDWPRLLRFSIHYRRQYFSVRRTILLVILQSQQSLRFSYGAHGEISMHSFAELMQKSYSMLTFMLQFQN; encoded by the exons ATGGTGCGCAGTAAACTGTTCCGTCTGTCCCTGGTACGCAAGTACTGGGACAAATACTTCACCTTCACCTACACCGTGGACTATTTCAACCTGCTCAACACCTTCGGTACACTGTTCGCGCTTCACTATCACACCCGCCAGCCACGCTGGACAGTGAAGAAGCTTCTCTGGACAGTTTATCGCACCCTCTACCTGCTGTCGTATCTGTCCTACTGCTACAAAGTGTACTGGCTGTTCAGCCACTGGCAGTACAGTACGGCTGCGGCCAATCTGCTCGGTGCGCTGGGCCTGTGCAGCGGGGCcttgctgcggctgctgctgatcgagcAAAACTATCCCACCGTACACCGGCTGCAGCAGTTTCTGAACGATCGAACCTACCTGCACGACGATCCGTGGGCACGAACCGAGCGTTCCAAGCTTTACCGCCACAACAACCGCTTTCTGGTGGTGCTCATCAGCGCCATCAGCGTGGAGTCGCTGTGCTTTCTGgcccggctgctgctgacgcgGCCCGAGTTTATGCTACAGTACGGTGGAGCCGTTCTGGGTGGCCCGTCAGTGCAGCTCGCCTACGGCATGGTAACTGCCTGCTGGGGCATCATTTACGTGCTCTCGTTTATCGTGTTCTACACGCTGCTGGCCGGGTTTCGGCTTGAGATGCAGCTGCTGGCGCGTTCCTTTCAGCAGCTCGAGGAGATGCTCGTACCCGCCGGCGTAGGGATGGACGACCAGGACGAATGGGAGTACTGGGACAACCTGCAACAGAGACTGACCCATCGGATCAAGCGCCATGTGGAGTTGCTCGA AAATCTTCGCATCTTTCGCTCGATCGTCGCCCCGTTTGCCTTTCTGCAGTACTACAGCACCTTCGGCCTGATAGCGGACTCGTTCTTCGTGGTGTCCTTTGAAGGTTTTACCGGCTACAGCATGGCGTACGTACTGTTTGCTTCGTTTCTGATCCTGGAATCCTTGCTGCTGTGCCGTGGAGTGGAAGATTTGAACGATTTG AATCGACAAATCGGAACCATTCTGTACAACTTCGATTGGCCCCGATTGCTGCGCTTTTCCATCCACTACCGACGTCAGTACTTCAGCGTACGGCGAACGATTCTGCTCGTGATTTTGCAGTCCCAACAATCACTCCGGTTCAGCTACGGTGCACATGGGGAAATTTCAATGCACAGCTTTGCGGAGCTGATGCAGAAAAGCTACTCAATGCTGACGTTCATGCTGCAGTTCCAAAACTAG